In Columba livia isolate bColLiv1 breed racing homer chromosome 8, bColLiv1.pat.W.v2, whole genome shotgun sequence, a single genomic region encodes these proteins:
- the MCOLN3 gene encoding mucolipin-3 isoform X5 — MLACFPADKDFISEMENPELSVSSCSTHDDGSLCSYKRHPSVCQEGLLEDQLRRKLKFFFMNPCEKFWARGRKPWKLGIQLLKIAMVTVQLVIFGLTNQMVVAFKEENTVAFKHLFLKGYMDRMDDTYAVYTQTDVYDQIFFAINQYLQLPNISVGNHAYEKRGAEETALAVCQQFYKRGTICPGNDTFDIDPEIVTDCLYIEPMMPSDNTTVGKHNLNFTLDFHRLVAVQLMFNLKAINLQTVRHHELPDCYDFTLTIVFDNKAHSGRIKISLDNNIAIRECKDWHVSGSIQKNTHYMMIFDAFVILTCVASLILCTRSVVKGIWLQREFVRFFLYYYKKEVSFSDQMEFVNGWYILIVISDVLTIVGSTLKMEIQAKSLTSYDVCSILLGTSTMLVWLGVIRYLGFFQKYNFRSLNMVSECLFSLINGDDMFATFAKMQQKSYLVWLFSRIYLYSFISLFIYMVLSLFIALITDTYETVKHYQQDGFPETELQKFISQCKDLPNSGRYRLEEESSASLFCCCNGCSEHT; from the exons ATGCTTGCATGTTTTCCAGCTGACAAGGACTTCatttcagaaatggaaaatcCTGAATTGTctgtgagcagctgcagcactcACGATGATGGAAGTCTTTGCAGCTACAAACGACACCCATCAGTATGCCAGGAGGGGCTTCTAGAAGATCAGCttagaaggaaattaaaattcttCTTCATGAACCCATGTGAGAAATTCTGGGCCCGGGGCAGGAAACCTTGGAAACTTGGGATTCAGCTACTCAAAATAGCAATGGTTACTGTTCAG CTGGTGATTTTTGGATTAACCAATCAAAtggtggttgccttcaaagaagAGAACACTGTCGCATTCAAACATCTCTTCCTGAAAGGATACATGGACAGAATGGATGATACCTATGCTGTATACACACAAACAGATGTTTATGACCAGATATTCTTTGCAATAAACCAG TACTTACAGCTGCCCAACATCTCTGTTGGAAACCATGCTTATGAGAAGAGGGGAGCAGAAGAAACAGCTCTGGCTGTGTGTCAGCAGTTCTACAAGCGAGGAACCATCTGTCCTGGAAATGACACCTTTGATATAGACCCAGAGATTGTGACTG ACTGCTTGTATATTGAGCCAATGATGCCATCAGACAACACAACGGTGGGAAAGCACAATTTGAATTTCACTCTGGATTTCCACAG ACTGGTGGCGGTGCAGCTCATGTTCAATCTGAAGGCAATCAACCTCCAGACCGTTCGTCACCATGAGCTCCCCGACTGTTACGATTTCACTCTGACG ATAGTGTTTGATAATAAAGCACATAGtggaagaattaaaataagTCTAGACAACAATATAGCGATCAGGGAATGTAAAGACTGGCATGTTTCTGGATCAA TACAGAAGAACACTCATTACATGATGATCTTTGATGCTTTTGTTATATTGACTTGTGTGGCCTCATTGATCCTTTGCACACGATCAGTGGTTAAAGGAATTTGGCTCCAAAGG GAATTTGTAAGGTTTTTCCTATATTattataagaaagaagtatcttTCAGTGATCAAATGGAATTTGTCAACGGATGGTACATCCTGATTGTCATCAGCGATGTCTTAACTATTGTGGGATCAACTCTGAAGATGGAGATACAAGCCAAG agtctGACAAGTTATGATGTCTGTAGCATACTCCTAGGGACATCCACTATGCTTGTGTGGCTTGGAGTCATTCGCTACCTAGGTTTCTTTCAGAAGTATAAT TTTCGCTCTCTGAACATGGTTTCCGAATGCCTTTTTTCATTGATCAATGGAGATGACATGTTTGCCACCTTTgcaaaaatgcagcagaaaagtTACCTGGTTTGGTTATTCAGTAGAATCTACCTCTACTCCTTCATCAGTCTGTTCATCTATATGGTGCTGAGTCTCTTCATTGCACTCATTACAGATACATATGAGACTGTCAAG CACTACCAGCAAGATGGCTTTCCAGAGACAGAACTTCAGAAATTTATATCACAGTGCAAAGACTTGCCAAACTCCGGCAGGTACAGGTTAGAGGAAGAAAGCTCAGCATCTCTCTTCTGTTGTTGTAATG GTTGTAGTGAACATACTTAA
- the MCOLN3 gene encoding mucolipin-3 isoform X4 — MLACFPADKDFISEMENPELSVSSCSTHDDGSLCSYKRHPSVCQEGLLEDQLRRKLKFFFMNPCEKFWARGRKPWKLGIQLLKIAMVTVQLVIFGLTNQMVVAFKEENTVAFKHLFLKGYMDRMDDTYAVYTQTDVYDQIFFAINQYLQLPNISVGNHAYEKRGAEETALAVCQQFYKRGTICPGNDTFDIDPEIVTDCLYIEPMMPSDNTTVGKHNLNFTLDFHRLVAVQLMFNLKAINLQTVRHHELPDCYDFTLTKNTHYMMIFDAFVILTCVASLILCTRSVVKGIWLQREFVRFFLYYYKKEVSFSDQMEFVNGWYILIVISDVLTIVGSTLKMEIQAKSLTSYDVCSILLGTSTMLVWLGVIRYLGFFQKYNLLILTLRAALPNVMRFCCCAAMIYLGYCFCGWIVLGPYHVKFRSLNMVSECLFSLINGDDMFATFAKMQQKSYLVWLFSRIYLYSFISLFIYMVLSLFIALITDTYETVKHYQQDGFPETELQKFISQCKDLPNSGRYRLEEESSASLFCCCNGCSEHT, encoded by the exons ATGCTTGCATGTTTTCCAGCTGACAAGGACTTCatttcagaaatggaaaatcCTGAATTGTctgtgagcagctgcagcactcACGATGATGGAAGTCTTTGCAGCTACAAACGACACCCATCAGTATGCCAGGAGGGGCTTCTAGAAGATCAGCttagaaggaaattaaaattcttCTTCATGAACCCATGTGAGAAATTCTGGGCCCGGGGCAGGAAACCTTGGAAACTTGGGATTCAGCTACTCAAAATAGCAATGGTTACTGTTCAG CTGGTGATTTTTGGATTAACCAATCAAAtggtggttgccttcaaagaagAGAACACTGTCGCATTCAAACATCTCTTCCTGAAAGGATACATGGACAGAATGGATGATACCTATGCTGTATACACACAAACAGATGTTTATGACCAGATATTCTTTGCAATAAACCAG TACTTACAGCTGCCCAACATCTCTGTTGGAAACCATGCTTATGAGAAGAGGGGAGCAGAAGAAACAGCTCTGGCTGTGTGTCAGCAGTTCTACAAGCGAGGAACCATCTGTCCTGGAAATGACACCTTTGATATAGACCCAGAGATTGTGACTG ACTGCTTGTATATTGAGCCAATGATGCCATCAGACAACACAACGGTGGGAAAGCACAATTTGAATTTCACTCTGGATTTCCACAG ACTGGTGGCGGTGCAGCTCATGTTCAATCTGAAGGCAATCAACCTCCAGACCGTTCGTCACCATGAGCTCCCCGACTGTTACGATTTCACTCTGACG AAGAACACTCATTACATGATGATCTTTGATGCTTTTGTTATATTGACTTGTGTGGCCTCATTGATCCTTTGCACACGATCAGTGGTTAAAGGAATTTGGCTCCAAAGG GAATTTGTAAGGTTTTTCCTATATTattataagaaagaagtatcttTCAGTGATCAAATGGAATTTGTCAACGGATGGTACATCCTGATTGTCATCAGCGATGTCTTAACTATTGTGGGATCAACTCTGAAGATGGAGATACAAGCCAAG agtctGACAAGTTATGATGTCTGTAGCATACTCCTAGGGACATCCACTATGCTTGTGTGGCTTGGAGTCATTCGCTACCTAGGTTTCTTTCAGAAGTATAAT CTTCTCATCCTAACACTGCGAGCAGCATTACCCAATGTGATGAGGTTCTGCTGTTGCGCTGCTATGATCTACCTGGGCTATTGTTTCTGTGGATGGATTGTACTGGGACCATACCATGTGAAG TTTCGCTCTCTGAACATGGTTTCCGAATGCCTTTTTTCATTGATCAATGGAGATGACATGTTTGCCACCTTTgcaaaaatgcagcagaaaagtTACCTGGTTTGGTTATTCAGTAGAATCTACCTCTACTCCTTCATCAGTCTGTTCATCTATATGGTGCTGAGTCTCTTCATTGCACTCATTACAGATACATATGAGACTGTCAAG CACTACCAGCAAGATGGCTTTCCAGAGACAGAACTTCAGAAATTTATATCACAGTGCAAAGACTTGCCAAACTCCGGCAGGTACAGGTTAGAGGAAGAAAGCTCAGCATCTCTCTTCTGTTGTTGTAATG GTTGTAGTGAACATACTTAA
- the MCOLN3 gene encoding mucolipin-3 isoform X1 has protein sequence MLACFPADKDFISEMENPELSVSSCSTHDDGSLCSYKRHPSVCQEGLLEDQLRRKLKFFFMNPCEKFWARGRKPWKLGIQLLKIAMVTVQLVIFGLTNQMVVAFKEENTVAFKHLFLKGYMDRMDDTYAVYTQTDVYDQIFFAINQYLQLPNISVGNHAYEKRGAEETALAVCQQFYKRGTICPGNDTFDIDPEIVTDCLYIEPMMPSDNTTVGKHNLNFTLDFHRLVAVQLMFNLKAINLQTVRHHELPDCYDFTLTIVFDNKAHSGRIKISLDNNIAIRECKDWHVSGSIQKNTHYMMIFDAFVILTCVASLILCTRSVVKGIWLQREFVRFFLYYYKKEVSFSDQMEFVNGWYILIVISDVLTIVGSTLKMEIQAKSLTSYDVCSILLGTSTMLVWLGVIRYLGFFQKYNLLILTLRAALPNVMRFCCCAAMIYLGYCFCGWIVLGPYHVKFRSLNMVSECLFSLINGDDMFATFAKMQQKSYLVWLFSRIYLYSFISLFIYMVLSLFIALITDTYETVKHYQQDGFPETELQKFISQCKDLPNSGRYRLEEESSASLFCCCNGCSEHT, from the exons ATGCTTGCATGTTTTCCAGCTGACAAGGACTTCatttcagaaatggaaaatcCTGAATTGTctgtgagcagctgcagcactcACGATGATGGAAGTCTTTGCAGCTACAAACGACACCCATCAGTATGCCAGGAGGGGCTTCTAGAAGATCAGCttagaaggaaattaaaattcttCTTCATGAACCCATGTGAGAAATTCTGGGCCCGGGGCAGGAAACCTTGGAAACTTGGGATTCAGCTACTCAAAATAGCAATGGTTACTGTTCAG CTGGTGATTTTTGGATTAACCAATCAAAtggtggttgccttcaaagaagAGAACACTGTCGCATTCAAACATCTCTTCCTGAAAGGATACATGGACAGAATGGATGATACCTATGCTGTATACACACAAACAGATGTTTATGACCAGATATTCTTTGCAATAAACCAG TACTTACAGCTGCCCAACATCTCTGTTGGAAACCATGCTTATGAGAAGAGGGGAGCAGAAGAAACAGCTCTGGCTGTGTGTCAGCAGTTCTACAAGCGAGGAACCATCTGTCCTGGAAATGACACCTTTGATATAGACCCAGAGATTGTGACTG ACTGCTTGTATATTGAGCCAATGATGCCATCAGACAACACAACGGTGGGAAAGCACAATTTGAATTTCACTCTGGATTTCCACAG ACTGGTGGCGGTGCAGCTCATGTTCAATCTGAAGGCAATCAACCTCCAGACCGTTCGTCACCATGAGCTCCCCGACTGTTACGATTTCACTCTGACG ATAGTGTTTGATAATAAAGCACATAGtggaagaattaaaataagTCTAGACAACAATATAGCGATCAGGGAATGTAAAGACTGGCATGTTTCTGGATCAA TACAGAAGAACACTCATTACATGATGATCTTTGATGCTTTTGTTATATTGACTTGTGTGGCCTCATTGATCCTTTGCACACGATCAGTGGTTAAAGGAATTTGGCTCCAAAGG GAATTTGTAAGGTTTTTCCTATATTattataagaaagaagtatcttTCAGTGATCAAATGGAATTTGTCAACGGATGGTACATCCTGATTGTCATCAGCGATGTCTTAACTATTGTGGGATCAACTCTGAAGATGGAGATACAAGCCAAG agtctGACAAGTTATGATGTCTGTAGCATACTCCTAGGGACATCCACTATGCTTGTGTGGCTTGGAGTCATTCGCTACCTAGGTTTCTTTCAGAAGTATAAT CTTCTCATCCTAACACTGCGAGCAGCATTACCCAATGTGATGAGGTTCTGCTGTTGCGCTGCTATGATCTACCTGGGCTATTGTTTCTGTGGATGGATTGTACTGGGACCATACCATGTGAAG TTTCGCTCTCTGAACATGGTTTCCGAATGCCTTTTTTCATTGATCAATGGAGATGACATGTTTGCCACCTTTgcaaaaatgcagcagaaaagtTACCTGGTTTGGTTATTCAGTAGAATCTACCTCTACTCCTTCATCAGTCTGTTCATCTATATGGTGCTGAGTCTCTTCATTGCACTCATTACAGATACATATGAGACTGTCAAG CACTACCAGCAAGATGGCTTTCCAGAGACAGAACTTCAGAAATTTATATCACAGTGCAAAGACTTGCCAAACTCCGGCAGGTACAGGTTAGAGGAAGAAAGCTCAGCATCTCTCTTCTGTTGTTGTAATG GTTGTAGTGAACATACTTAA
- the MCOLN3 gene encoding mucolipin-3 isoform X3: protein MLACFPADKDFISEMENPELSVSSCSTHDDGSLCSYKRHPSVCQEGLLEDQLRRKLKFFFMNPCEKFWARGRKPWKLGIQLLKIAMVTVQLVIFGLTNQMVVAFKEENTVAFKHLFLKGYMDRMDDTYAVYTQTDVYDQIFFAINQYLQLPNISVGNHAYEKRGAEETALAVCQQFYKRGTICPGNDTFDIDPEIVTDCLYIEPMMPSDNTTVGKHNLNFTLDFHRLVAVQLMFNLKAINLQTVRHHELPDCYDFTLTIVFDNKAHSGRIKISLDNNIAIRECKDWHVSGSIQKNTHYMMIFDAFVILTCVASLILCTRSVVKGIWLQREFVRFFLYYYKKEVSFSDQMEFVNGWYILIVISDVLTIVGSTLKMEIQAKLLILTLRAALPNVMRFCCCAAMIYLGYCFCGWIVLGPYHVKFRSLNMVSECLFSLINGDDMFATFAKMQQKSYLVWLFSRIYLYSFISLFIYMVLSLFIALITDTYETVKHYQQDGFPETELQKFISQCKDLPNSGRYRLEEESSASLFCCCNGCSEHT from the exons ATGCTTGCATGTTTTCCAGCTGACAAGGACTTCatttcagaaatggaaaatcCTGAATTGTctgtgagcagctgcagcactcACGATGATGGAAGTCTTTGCAGCTACAAACGACACCCATCAGTATGCCAGGAGGGGCTTCTAGAAGATCAGCttagaaggaaattaaaattcttCTTCATGAACCCATGTGAGAAATTCTGGGCCCGGGGCAGGAAACCTTGGAAACTTGGGATTCAGCTACTCAAAATAGCAATGGTTACTGTTCAG CTGGTGATTTTTGGATTAACCAATCAAAtggtggttgccttcaaagaagAGAACACTGTCGCATTCAAACATCTCTTCCTGAAAGGATACATGGACAGAATGGATGATACCTATGCTGTATACACACAAACAGATGTTTATGACCAGATATTCTTTGCAATAAACCAG TACTTACAGCTGCCCAACATCTCTGTTGGAAACCATGCTTATGAGAAGAGGGGAGCAGAAGAAACAGCTCTGGCTGTGTGTCAGCAGTTCTACAAGCGAGGAACCATCTGTCCTGGAAATGACACCTTTGATATAGACCCAGAGATTGTGACTG ACTGCTTGTATATTGAGCCAATGATGCCATCAGACAACACAACGGTGGGAAAGCACAATTTGAATTTCACTCTGGATTTCCACAG ACTGGTGGCGGTGCAGCTCATGTTCAATCTGAAGGCAATCAACCTCCAGACCGTTCGTCACCATGAGCTCCCCGACTGTTACGATTTCACTCTGACG ATAGTGTTTGATAATAAAGCACATAGtggaagaattaaaataagTCTAGACAACAATATAGCGATCAGGGAATGTAAAGACTGGCATGTTTCTGGATCAA TACAGAAGAACACTCATTACATGATGATCTTTGATGCTTTTGTTATATTGACTTGTGTGGCCTCATTGATCCTTTGCACACGATCAGTGGTTAAAGGAATTTGGCTCCAAAGG GAATTTGTAAGGTTTTTCCTATATTattataagaaagaagtatcttTCAGTGATCAAATGGAATTTGTCAACGGATGGTACATCCTGATTGTCATCAGCGATGTCTTAACTATTGTGGGATCAACTCTGAAGATGGAGATACAAGCCAAG CTTCTCATCCTAACACTGCGAGCAGCATTACCCAATGTGATGAGGTTCTGCTGTTGCGCTGCTATGATCTACCTGGGCTATTGTTTCTGTGGATGGATTGTACTGGGACCATACCATGTGAAG TTTCGCTCTCTGAACATGGTTTCCGAATGCCTTTTTTCATTGATCAATGGAGATGACATGTTTGCCACCTTTgcaaaaatgcagcagaaaagtTACCTGGTTTGGTTATTCAGTAGAATCTACCTCTACTCCTTCATCAGTCTGTTCATCTATATGGTGCTGAGTCTCTTCATTGCACTCATTACAGATACATATGAGACTGTCAAG CACTACCAGCAAGATGGCTTTCCAGAGACAGAACTTCAGAAATTTATATCACAGTGCAAAGACTTGCCAAACTCCGGCAGGTACAGGTTAGAGGAAGAAAGCTCAGCATCTCTCTTCTGTTGTTGTAATG GTTGTAGTGAACATACTTAA
- the MCOLN3 gene encoding mucolipin-3 isoform X2, which translates to MENPELSVSSCSTHDDGSLCSYKRHPSVCQEGLLEDQLRRKLKFFFMNPCEKFWARGRKPWKLGIQLLKIAMVTVQLVIFGLTNQMVVAFKEENTVAFKHLFLKGYMDRMDDTYAVYTQTDVYDQIFFAINQYLQLPNISVGNHAYEKRGAEETALAVCQQFYKRGTICPGNDTFDIDPEIVTDCLYIEPMMPSDNTTVGKHNLNFTLDFHRLVAVQLMFNLKAINLQTVRHHELPDCYDFTLTIVFDNKAHSGRIKISLDNNIAIRECKDWHVSGSIQKNTHYMMIFDAFVILTCVASLILCTRSVVKGIWLQREFVRFFLYYYKKEVSFSDQMEFVNGWYILIVISDVLTIVGSTLKMEIQAKSLTSYDVCSILLGTSTMLVWLGVIRYLGFFQKYNLLILTLRAALPNVMRFCCCAAMIYLGYCFCGWIVLGPYHVKFRSLNMVSECLFSLINGDDMFATFAKMQQKSYLVWLFSRIYLYSFISLFIYMVLSLFIALITDTYETVKHYQQDGFPETELQKFISQCKDLPNSGRYRLEEESSASLFCCCNGCSEHT; encoded by the exons atggaaaatcCTGAATTGTctgtgagcagctgcagcactcACGATGATGGAAGTCTTTGCAGCTACAAACGACACCCATCAGTATGCCAGGAGGGGCTTCTAGAAGATCAGCttagaaggaaattaaaattcttCTTCATGAACCCATGTGAGAAATTCTGGGCCCGGGGCAGGAAACCTTGGAAACTTGGGATTCAGCTACTCAAAATAGCAATGGTTACTGTTCAG CTGGTGATTTTTGGATTAACCAATCAAAtggtggttgccttcaaagaagAGAACACTGTCGCATTCAAACATCTCTTCCTGAAAGGATACATGGACAGAATGGATGATACCTATGCTGTATACACACAAACAGATGTTTATGACCAGATATTCTTTGCAATAAACCAG TACTTACAGCTGCCCAACATCTCTGTTGGAAACCATGCTTATGAGAAGAGGGGAGCAGAAGAAACAGCTCTGGCTGTGTGTCAGCAGTTCTACAAGCGAGGAACCATCTGTCCTGGAAATGACACCTTTGATATAGACCCAGAGATTGTGACTG ACTGCTTGTATATTGAGCCAATGATGCCATCAGACAACACAACGGTGGGAAAGCACAATTTGAATTTCACTCTGGATTTCCACAG ACTGGTGGCGGTGCAGCTCATGTTCAATCTGAAGGCAATCAACCTCCAGACCGTTCGTCACCATGAGCTCCCCGACTGTTACGATTTCACTCTGACG ATAGTGTTTGATAATAAAGCACATAGtggaagaattaaaataagTCTAGACAACAATATAGCGATCAGGGAATGTAAAGACTGGCATGTTTCTGGATCAA TACAGAAGAACACTCATTACATGATGATCTTTGATGCTTTTGTTATATTGACTTGTGTGGCCTCATTGATCCTTTGCACACGATCAGTGGTTAAAGGAATTTGGCTCCAAAGG GAATTTGTAAGGTTTTTCCTATATTattataagaaagaagtatcttTCAGTGATCAAATGGAATTTGTCAACGGATGGTACATCCTGATTGTCATCAGCGATGTCTTAACTATTGTGGGATCAACTCTGAAGATGGAGATACAAGCCAAG agtctGACAAGTTATGATGTCTGTAGCATACTCCTAGGGACATCCACTATGCTTGTGTGGCTTGGAGTCATTCGCTACCTAGGTTTCTTTCAGAAGTATAAT CTTCTCATCCTAACACTGCGAGCAGCATTACCCAATGTGATGAGGTTCTGCTGTTGCGCTGCTATGATCTACCTGGGCTATTGTTTCTGTGGATGGATTGTACTGGGACCATACCATGTGAAG TTTCGCTCTCTGAACATGGTTTCCGAATGCCTTTTTTCATTGATCAATGGAGATGACATGTTTGCCACCTTTgcaaaaatgcagcagaaaagtTACCTGGTTTGGTTATTCAGTAGAATCTACCTCTACTCCTTCATCAGTCTGTTCATCTATATGGTGCTGAGTCTCTTCATTGCACTCATTACAGATACATATGAGACTGTCAAG CACTACCAGCAAGATGGCTTTCCAGAGACAGAACTTCAGAAATTTATATCACAGTGCAAAGACTTGCCAAACTCCGGCAGGTACAGGTTAGAGGAAGAAAGCTCAGCATCTCTCTTCTGTTGTTGTAATG GTTGTAGTGAACATACTTAA